The Bryobacteraceae bacterium genome includes a window with the following:
- a CDS encoding SAM-dependent methyltransferase, with protein MTLVTVNRKAASRIESGHPWIYSSDVVDSRGAAPGEAVRVVSEKGRFLGVAHFSAASQIRLRLLTDEDRAIDRAFFLERLRAAIEFRRRAVLDSDACRLVHGEGDLLPALIVDRYAEHLSVQFLDQGMDRAAPVIVDCLRELAAPASIVARNDVPVRRLEQLPLEPQVLHGEPPARVEVRMNGLRLLVDPLHGQKTGVFLDQRENYVAAARWARGRGLDLFTCTGGFALHAARACESIEAVDSSASALELAAENARLNEISNIQWREANAFDYLTGLVSARRQFDWIVLDPPAFAKSRASMDAALRAYREINYKALKLLAPGGVLVTCSCSHHLSEAALLELVASAALSTGRTLRVLERRTQAADHPILLTVPETHYLKCLILQAV; from the coding sequence TTGACGCTGGTCACAGTCAACCGCAAAGCAGCATCGCGGATTGAGTCGGGCCACCCCTGGATCTACTCGAGCGACGTTGTCGACTCCCGAGGCGCCGCCCCGGGCGAAGCGGTGCGCGTGGTCAGCGAAAAGGGCCGCTTCCTCGGCGTAGCCCACTTCAGCGCGGCCTCCCAGATCCGGCTCCGGCTTCTGACGGACGAGGACCGCGCCATCGACCGCGCCTTTTTTCTCGAGCGACTTCGCGCCGCCATCGAGTTCCGCCGCCGCGCCGTGCTGGACTCCGACGCTTGCCGCCTGGTGCATGGCGAGGGTGATCTGTTGCCGGCGCTGATCGTGGACCGCTACGCGGAACACCTCTCCGTGCAGTTCCTCGATCAGGGCATGGACCGGGCGGCGCCGGTCATCGTGGATTGCCTGCGCGAGCTGGCGGCGCCCGCCTCGATCGTCGCCCGCAACGACGTGCCTGTGCGCCGGCTCGAACAGCTGCCTCTGGAGCCGCAGGTGCTGCACGGCGAACCTCCCGCGCGCGTCGAAGTGCGCATGAACGGGCTGCGGCTTCTCGTCGACCCCCTGCACGGGCAGAAGACCGGCGTCTTTCTCGATCAGCGCGAGAATTATGTGGCTGCGGCGCGCTGGGCGCGCGGCCGCGGGCTCGACCTGTTCACCTGCACGGGCGGCTTCGCCCTGCATGCCGCCCGCGCCTGCGAGTCCATCGAGGCGGTGGACTCCTCGGCCTCAGCGCTGGAGCTGGCGGCTGAGAACGCACGGCTCAATGAGATCAGCAATATCCAGTGGCGCGAGGCCAACGCCTTCGATTACCTCACGGGCCTGGTCTCGGCGCGGCGTCAGTTCGACTGGATCGTGCTCGACCCGCCGGCGTTCGCCAAGTCTCGGGCGAGCATGGACGCGGCCCTGCGCGCTTACCGCGAAATCAACTACAAGGCGTTGAAGCTCCTGGCTCCGGGCGGCGTGCTTGTGACGTGCTCGTGCTCCCATCATCTGAGCGAAGCCGCGCTGCTGGAGCTGGTGGCTTCCGCGGCTCTTTCCACGGGCCGCACGCTGCGCGTGCTCGAGCGCCGCACGCAGGCTGCAGATCACCCCATCCTCCTCACCGTGCCCGAGACGCACTATCTCAAGTGCCTCATCCTGCAGGCAGTCTGA
- the thrC gene encoding threonine synthase, whose product MLQEMTTLTHLECSLCGAKHEAGRAWNLCACGGPLLVRYDLEAARRSWSREWLAGAPASMWRYAPVLPVSNPASMVSLGEGWTPMVRARRYESELGAANIWIKDEGLNPTASFKARGLSCCISMCRELGIQRVAIGSAGNAAGAAAAYCAAAGIEAHIFMPRDVPQANYIECESYGARVTFVDGLISDCGRLVAEGAARGEWFEINTLKEPYRIEGKKTMGYEVAEQLQWKLPDAIFYPTGGGVGLIGMWKAFEEMQTLGWIGPERPKMIVVQAAGCAPVVKAFEEGKERAEFWQNASTISAGLRVPKPLGDFLILRAVRASGGTCVAVEDREALEAGVRVAKLEGIFASPEGAACFAALEKLLQNGFLRPSDRIVIFNTGSGLKYLEAYSTLFPRLDSGEADKLGGLITPR is encoded by the coding sequence ATGCTGCAAGAGATGACCACACTCACGCATCTCGAGTGCAGCCTCTGCGGCGCGAAGCACGAAGCAGGCCGCGCGTGGAACCTCTGCGCCTGCGGCGGACCGCTGCTGGTGCGCTACGATCTGGAAGCCGCGCGGCGCAGCTGGAGCCGCGAGTGGCTGGCTGGCGCGCCCGCATCCATGTGGCGTTATGCGCCCGTGCTGCCGGTTTCGAATCCTGCTTCCATGGTCTCGCTCGGCGAGGGCTGGACGCCGATGGTGCGCGCGCGGCGGTACGAGTCCGAACTCGGCGCTGCGAACATCTGGATCAAGGACGAAGGGCTCAATCCTACCGCGTCCTTCAAAGCGCGCGGCCTTTCCTGCTGTATCTCGATGTGTCGGGAACTGGGCATCCAGCGGGTGGCGATCGGAAGCGCAGGCAATGCCGCCGGGGCCGCGGCTGCTTACTGCGCAGCTGCCGGAATCGAGGCGCACATCTTCATGCCTCGCGATGTGCCGCAGGCGAATTACATCGAATGCGAGAGTTATGGTGCGCGCGTCACCTTCGTGGACGGCCTCATCAGCGATTGCGGCCGTCTTGTGGCCGAAGGGGCCGCCCGTGGCGAGTGGTTCGAGATCAACACGCTGAAAGAGCCGTACCGGATCGAGGGCAAAAAGACGATGGGTTACGAGGTCGCTGAGCAGCTCCAGTGGAAGCTGCCCGATGCCATCTTCTACCCGACGGGCGGCGGCGTCGGCTTGATCGGGATGTGGAAAGCGTTTGAGGAGATGCAAACGCTCGGGTGGATCGGTCCGGAGCGCCCGAAGATGATCGTGGTTCAGGCCGCCGGATGCGCGCCCGTGGTGAAGGCATTTGAGGAAGGAAAAGAACGGGCGGAATTCTGGCAGAATGCAAGCACGATTTCTGCCGGCCTGCGGGTGCCCAAGCCGCTGGGCGATTTTCTGATTCTCCGGGCGGTTCGCGCCAGCGGCGGCACCTGCGTTGCCGTGGAGGATCGCGAGGCGCTGGAGGCGGGCGTGCGCGTGGCGAAACTGGAAGGCATCTTTGCAAGCCCCGAGGGCGCGGCATGCTTCGCGGCTCTGGAAAAACTCCTGCAAAACGGTTTCCTCCGGCCTTCGGACCGCATCGTGATTTTCAACACAGGTTCCGGGCTGAAATATCTGGAGGCTTATTCCACTCTGTTTCCGCGGCTCGACTCGGGCGAAGCGGACAAACTCGGGGGATTGATCACGCCCAGATAG
- a CDS encoding terminase, translating to MRRRRKLDDVTAWAEAVCAGEIPAGRWTIAACRRHLVDLEKSRDRKYPWIYDHERVNRIILFTSLLPATKGQKANLFVQPWQKFVLGSLFGWISRADGARRYRTAYVQVARKNGKSTLAAAVALYTLAADGENGPEVYTAATTRDQARIVFDAALGMVRRCPAMAKALRLDAQKRGIFHGPSLGKLIPLSADARTLEGLDTHCAIIDELHVHPTREVWDVITSSTGARRQPLIFAISTAGTDLTGIGHEVYQYSLAVLREFADVPGDRLQNDRHFSIIFSIDEEDDWRDEATWAKANPSLGVTLSLDDLRDKAARAETLPAARANFLTKHLDLWLSSNSAWIDISQFDACQDASMTLEDFQGLPCWIGVDLATRVDIASIAILARREDGKWLLTSRHFAPDAAAKNNPLYRQFAQHGHLTLTAGASTSLDRIEAEIRELCSRLDVRMVALDPYQAAQVTQHLTASGIPAVEFRQTVQNMSPAMRHLEALILDRQLITDTNQTMRWMFSNVVCHTDAKDNIYPRRPTADRKIDGAVAAIMALGVAGGADSRRGPKEDLIPGLVVL from the coding sequence ATGAGGCGCCGGCGCAAGCTGGATGACGTCACGGCCTGGGCGGAGGCCGTTTGTGCCGGAGAGATTCCCGCCGGCCGCTGGACCATCGCCGCCTGCCGGCGCCACCTGGTCGACCTGGAAAAATCCCGCGACCGGAAATATCCGTGGATTTACGACCATGAACGGGTAAACAGGATCATCCTGTTCACGTCCCTGCTGCCGGCAACGAAAGGTCAGAAGGCAAACCTTTTCGTGCAGCCCTGGCAGAAATTCGTGCTGGGTTCTCTGTTCGGCTGGATCAGCCGAGCGGACGGCGCTCGGCGTTATCGAACCGCTTACGTTCAGGTGGCCCGGAAGAACGGCAAGTCCACGCTGGCCGCCGCTGTGGCGCTGTATACGCTGGCCGCCGACGGCGAGAACGGCCCTGAGGTCTACACCGCTGCCACCACCCGGGATCAGGCCCGCATTGTGTTCGACGCGGCGCTAGGCATGGTGCGCCGCTGCCCGGCGATGGCGAAAGCATTGCGCCTGGACGCGCAGAAGCGTGGCATCTTCCACGGCCCATCGCTCGGAAAGCTGATCCCGCTTTCTGCAGACGCCCGCACCCTGGAGGGCCTGGACACACACTGCGCGATCATTGACGAACTGCACGTGCATCCCACCCGCGAGGTGTGGGACGTGATCACGTCGTCGACGGGCGCCCGCCGGCAGCCGCTGATTTTCGCCATCTCGACTGCCGGCACGGATCTGACTGGGATCGGTCACGAGGTCTACCAGTACTCTCTCGCCGTCCTGCGGGAGTTCGCCGACGTGCCGGGCGACCGGCTGCAGAATGACCGGCATTTTTCGATCATCTTCTCGATTGACGAGGAGGACGACTGGAGAGACGAGGCCACCTGGGCGAAAGCGAACCCGTCTCTTGGAGTCACCCTCTCTCTTGACGACCTGCGCGATAAGGCGGCCCGCGCCGAAACCCTTCCCGCCGCCAGGGCCAATTTCCTCACAAAACACCTGGATCTATGGCTGTCATCAAACTCCGCCTGGATCGACATTTCCCAGTTCGATGCCTGTCAGGACGCATCCATGACGCTGGAGGATTTCCAGGGGCTTCCGTGCTGGATCGGCGTGGATCTTGCCACCCGAGTGGACATCGCATCGATCGCGATTCTCGCCCGGCGGGAGGATGGGAAATGGCTTCTCACTTCCCGGCATTTCGCACCGGATGCTGCGGCGAAAAACAACCCTCTCTACCGCCAGTTCGCGCAGCACGGACATCTCACGCTCACTGCCGGCGCCTCTACATCCCTCGACAGGATCGAGGCGGAGATACGCGAACTGTGCTCCAGGCTGGACGTGCGGATGGTGGCGCTGGACCCGTATCAGGCAGCCCAGGTGACGCAGCATCTGACGGCATCCGGCATCCCGGCGGTTGAATTCAGGCAGACGGTCCAGAATATGTCACCCGCCATGAGGCATCTTGAGGCGCTGATTCTGGACCGGCAACTGATAACAGATACTAACCAGACGATGCGCTGGATGTTCTCGAACGTGGTCTGTCACACAGACGCAAAGGACAACATCTATCCGCGCCGGCCGACGGCCGACCGGAAGATCGATGGCGCCGTGGCTGCGATCATGGCGCTGGGCGTGGCGGGTGGTGCGGACAGCCGCCGCGGCCCGAAAGAGGATCTGATCCCCGGATTGGTGGTTTTATGA
- a CDS encoding DDE transposase, with translation MRGEDRQQQEMFLYASLEDLVPADHPLRPIRAMVDEALQRLDDTFDEIYGEVGRPSIAPERLLRAQLLMLLYTIRSERMLVEQLRYNLLFRWFVGLGMSEEVWHATVFTKNRDRLLEGDVARQFFGEIVRQAKQQGLMSSEHFSVDGTMVEAWASQKSFRPKQEKSDEDEPKQGGRNREVDFRGQQRSNETHESVTDPEARLWRKSQTAEAKLSYLGHVLGENRHGLIVNVRVTKAYGRAEREAAVEMAREIPGGTKRVTLAGDKGYDTREFVEQMKDLNVTPHVAQNVSGRRSAVDGRTTRHEGYWMSQRRRKLVEEFFGWAKVVAGLRKVKLRGREKVGWLFTLAAAAYNLVRMRNLMAAATA, from the coding sequence ATGAGAGGAGAAGACCGTCAGCAGCAAGAGATGTTCCTGTACGCGAGCCTGGAGGATCTGGTGCCGGCCGATCACCCGCTGCGGCCGATCCGGGCGATGGTGGACGAGGCGCTGCAGAGGCTGGACGACACCTTCGATGAGATTTACGGAGAAGTGGGGCGGCCGTCGATCGCGCCGGAGCGGCTGCTGCGGGCGCAGTTGCTGATGCTGCTGTACACAATCCGGAGCGAGAGGATGCTGGTCGAGCAGCTGCGCTACAACCTGCTGTTCCGGTGGTTCGTGGGTCTGGGGATGAGCGAGGAGGTCTGGCACGCGACGGTGTTCACGAAGAACCGGGACCGGCTGCTGGAAGGGGACGTAGCGCGGCAGTTCTTTGGCGAGATCGTGCGGCAGGCGAAGCAGCAGGGGCTGATGTCGAGCGAGCATTTTTCGGTGGACGGGACGATGGTGGAGGCGTGGGCGAGCCAGAAGAGCTTCCGGCCGAAACAGGAGAAGTCGGATGAGGACGAACCGAAACAGGGTGGGCGGAATCGGGAAGTGGACTTCCGGGGGCAGCAGCGGTCGAATGAGACGCACGAGTCGGTGACGGATCCGGAGGCGCGGCTGTGGCGGAAGAGTCAGACGGCGGAGGCGAAGCTGAGCTATCTGGGACACGTGCTGGGAGAGAACCGGCACGGGCTGATCGTGAACGTGCGGGTGACGAAAGCCTACGGGCGGGCGGAGCGGGAAGCGGCGGTGGAGATGGCGCGGGAGATTCCGGGAGGGACGAAGCGGGTGACGCTGGCCGGAGACAAGGGGTACGACACGCGGGAGTTTGTGGAGCAGATGAAGGATCTGAACGTGACGCCGCATGTGGCGCAGAACGTGAGCGGACGGCGCAGCGCGGTGGATGGGAGGACGACGCGGCATGAAGGCTACTGGATGAGCCAGAGGAGGCGGAAGCTGGTGGAGGAGTTCTTCGGATGGGCGAAGGTGGTGGCGGGGCTGAGGAAGGTGAAGCTGAGGGGGCGGGAGAAGGTGGGATGGCTGTTCACGCTGGCGGCAGCCGCATACAATCTGGTGAGGATGAGGAACCTGATGGCGGCGGCGACTGCCTGA
- the htpX gene encoding protease HtpX: protein MNGIKTVLLLGLLSGFLLAIGQALGGASGLQTALLFAVAMNFFSYFFSEKIALMTSGAVRVSPTQNAEIYYRIAPMVQRLCQRMGLPEPKLWVIPERSPNAFATGRNPRHSSVAVTAGLLELMDDEELEGVIAHELAHIRNRDILISSIAATIAAAITFAARMFVFFGGRSSDDDAPNPLASLALLLLAPIAALLIQMAISRTREFAADAEAARAVGTGRGLANALRKLESWSKRIPLDANPAMSHMYIIKPFSGQSLMKLFSTHPPTAERIARLERLA from the coding sequence ATGAACGGGATCAAAACTGTCCTTCTGCTCGGTCTGCTCAGCGGTTTCCTGCTCGCTATCGGCCAGGCGCTGGGCGGCGCTTCGGGTCTCCAGACGGCGTTGCTGTTCGCCGTGGCGATGAACTTTTTCAGCTACTTTTTCTCGGAAAAGATCGCCCTGATGACGAGCGGCGCCGTGCGGGTCAGCCCGACGCAGAATGCGGAGATCTATTACCGCATCGCGCCCATGGTGCAGCGGCTGTGCCAGCGGATGGGGCTTCCGGAACCGAAGCTGTGGGTGATTCCGGAGCGCTCGCCCAACGCCTTCGCCACCGGCCGCAACCCGCGTCACTCCTCGGTGGCCGTGACGGCCGGCCTGCTTGAGCTGATGGACGACGAAGAGCTGGAAGGCGTCATCGCGCACGAGCTGGCGCACATCCGCAACCGCGACATCCTCATCAGCTCCATCGCCGCCACCATCGCCGCCGCCATCACCTTTGCAGCGCGCATGTTCGTCTTCTTCGGCGGCCGCAGCAGCGACGACGACGCCCCCAACCCGCTGGCGAGCCTCGCGCTGCTGCTGCTGGCGCCCATCGCGGCGTTGCTGATCCAGATGGCCATTTCGCGGACGCGCGAGTTCGCCGCCGATGCCGAAGCCGCCCGCGCCGTCGGCACCGGCCGCGGCCTGGCCAACGCCCTGCGGAAGCTCGAGTCCTGGTCGAAGCGCATCCCGCTCGACGCCAACCCGGCCATGTCGCACATGTACATCATTAAGCCGTTCTCGGGCCAGAGCCTGATGAAGCTGTTCTCTACGCACCCGCCCACGGCTGAGCGGATCGCGCGGCTGGAAAGGCTCGCTTGA
- the gp35 gene encoding primosomal replication protein N, translated as MAIEKKSLTLTVRELEAEGTFAGVASVYSAPDLTGDVIQPGAFRDSIARKSRLPLLWMHDQPIGTIDVQETAEGIEAIGQIVLETTLGKDAYALMKAGAVDGLSVGFMIDSWRWDGANRVIEKATLLEVSLTPVPAQPAARITEVKEFSAESRPDMTPATLQVLSAQIRLIRARISN; from the coding sequence ATGGCAATCGAGAAGAAATCCCTGACCCTGACGGTCCGAGAACTGGAAGCGGAGGGCACGTTCGCCGGCGTGGCCAGCGTGTATTCCGCGCCGGACCTGACCGGAGACGTGATCCAGCCGGGCGCCTTCCGTGACAGCATCGCCCGGAAATCCCGGCTTCCGCTGCTGTGGATGCATGACCAGCCCATCGGCACGATCGACGTGCAGGAGACGGCGGAGGGGATCGAGGCCATCGGGCAGATCGTGCTGGAGACGACGCTGGGCAAAGACGCGTACGCCCTGATGAAAGCCGGCGCCGTGGATGGCCTGAGTGTCGGATTCATGATCGACTCCTGGCGCTGGGATGGAGCAAATCGCGTGATTGAAAAGGCGACGCTGCTGGAGGTCTCCCTCACCCCTGTCCCGGCCCAGCCGGCGGCGCGGATCACAGAGGTGAAAGAGTTTTCTGCCGAGTCCAGGCCGGATATGACGCCTGCTACACTGCAGGTGCTTTCCGCCCAGATCAGGCTGATTCGGGCGCGGATTTCCAACTGA
- a CDS encoding nucleoid-structuring protein H-NS, producing MEMNTIIAGLSDEVKALAGKFEAEVSGLREMKSQFTEIREIVDNLYSRKQAAAANVTLKSFLAGNADVQGLIAKGSGRAVFSLDESLVRKALTTAEVGKRTDHIGAYPAGTTAGRLRAAMTTIPAEGGAVQFARISTPQAAARAEGTATSSEDPSTALVTLPLQAISVMVAVSRQALEDVPALEAAITGVVSDSLENEIEAQVIAGNGTGANLTGFGSVVPAYTAPANEAKLDSIAKAAGLVSGALPEFVALNPADLWAIRTQKDSNGLYVFGAPTYPAETLFGLQVIPAPSMPAGKFLVGSLSPVAAALRQKPGVVVEISTEHADFFSKGLAAVRGEVRMALCIFRPAAFRYGTFAA from the coding sequence ATGGAAATGAACACCATCATCGCCGGGCTTTCCGATGAAGTGAAAGCGCTGGCTGGCAAGTTCGAGGCGGAGGTTTCCGGGCTGCGGGAGATGAAATCCCAGTTCACGGAAATCCGCGAGATCGTGGACAACCTTTACAGCCGCAAGCAGGCCGCCGCGGCGAACGTGACGCTGAAATCGTTCCTCGCCGGCAACGCCGACGTGCAGGGTCTGATCGCCAAGGGTTCGGGCCGCGCGGTGTTCTCGCTGGATGAGTCCCTCGTGCGCAAGGCCCTGACGACCGCCGAGGTGGGAAAGCGGACGGATCACATCGGCGCCTATCCGGCCGGCACGACTGCTGGCCGGCTGCGTGCTGCGATGACGACCATCCCGGCCGAGGGTGGCGCGGTGCAGTTTGCCAGGATCAGCACGCCGCAGGCTGCGGCTCGTGCTGAGGGTACTGCCACGTCTTCGGAAGATCCGTCGACGGCGTTGGTGACCCTGCCGTTGCAGGCCATCAGCGTGATGGTGGCGGTCAGCCGGCAGGCGCTGGAGGATGTGCCGGCGCTGGAGGCTGCGATCACCGGAGTGGTCAGCGACTCCCTCGAGAACGAGATCGAGGCGCAGGTCATCGCCGGAAACGGCACGGGCGCGAACCTGACCGGGTTCGGTTCGGTGGTTCCGGCCTACACCGCACCTGCGAATGAAGCGAAGCTGGACTCGATCGCCAAGGCTGCCGGTCTGGTCTCCGGCGCCCTGCCCGAGTTCGTGGCCCTGAACCCTGCCGACCTGTGGGCGATCCGCACGCAGAAAGACAGCAACGGCCTGTATGTGTTCGGCGCTCCGACCTATCCGGCCGAGACGCTGTTCGGCTTGCAGGTGATCCCGGCGCCGTCCATGCCGGCGGGCAAGTTCCTGGTGGGCAGCCTCTCGCCTGTGGCCGCGGCCCTGCGGCAGAAGCCCGGCGTTGTGGTGGAGATCAGCACCGAACACGCCGACTTCTTCTCGAAGGGTCTGGCTGCGGTGCGTGGCGAGGTGCGGATGGCGCTGTGCATCTTCCGGCCGGCGGCGTTCCGCTATGGCACGTTCGCGGCTTGA
- the trpD gene encoding anthranilate phosphoribosyltransferase, whose translation MAFLEYLHKVLDRESLSSLEAMEAMEEILRGEATTAQIAAFLAALRVKGETADEVLGLAQAMREHAVRIEHGIQDRPVLDTCGTGGDHSGTFNISTAVAFVAAACGVAVAKHGNRSMSSKSGSADVLEALGARLLTDPARIAACIRETGIGFLFAPALHPAMKHAQPARAELKTRTVMNLLGPLTNPAGATAQLAGAPSLRAAELMAVALASLGLERGYVVHGEDGLDEISTTAPTHLMGIVHGAIEHEIVTPEQFGVARARLEDLQGGSAEDNARIIRAVLDGEPGPRRDIVLVNAAAALRAAGAAASFEEGMQKAAGAIDSGAARSRLKAFAEFTQRAAQ comes from the coding sequence ATGGCGTTTCTCGAGTACCTGCACAAGGTGTTGGACAGAGAGTCGCTGTCCTCGCTGGAAGCGATGGAGGCGATGGAAGAAATCCTGCGCGGAGAAGCGACGACGGCGCAGATCGCGGCGTTTCTGGCGGCGCTGCGGGTGAAGGGCGAGACAGCGGACGAGGTGCTGGGACTGGCGCAGGCGATGCGCGAGCACGCCGTGCGCATCGAGCACGGCATTCAGGACCGGCCGGTGCTGGACACGTGCGGCACGGGCGGAGACCACAGCGGCACGTTCAACATCAGTACGGCGGTGGCGTTCGTGGCGGCGGCCTGCGGCGTGGCGGTGGCCAAGCACGGGAACCGCTCGATGTCATCGAAGAGCGGCAGCGCGGACGTGCTGGAAGCGCTGGGCGCAAGGCTGCTGACGGATCCGGCGCGGATCGCCGCCTGCATCCGCGAGACCGGCATCGGGTTCCTGTTCGCCCCCGCCCTGCATCCGGCGATGAAACACGCGCAGCCGGCGCGTGCCGAGCTGAAGACGCGCACCGTGATGAACCTGCTGGGACCGCTGACGAACCCGGCGGGCGCCACGGCGCAGCTGGCGGGCGCGCCCTCGCTGCGCGCGGCGGAGCTGATGGCCGTGGCGCTGGCTTCGCTCGGACTGGAGCGCGGCTACGTCGTGCACGGCGAGGACGGGCTCGACGAGATTTCCACGACCGCGCCGACGCACCTGATGGGGATCGTGCACGGAGCGATCGAGCACGAGATTGTAACGCCGGAGCAGTTCGGCGTGGCGCGGGCGCGGCTGGAGGATCTGCAGGGCGGGAGCGCGGAAGACAACGCGCGGATCATCCGGGCGGTGCTGGACGGCGAACCGGGACCGCGGCGGGACATCGTGCTGGTGAACGCAGCGGCGGCGCTGCGGGCGGCAGGCGCAGCCGCATCGTTCGAAGAAGGCATGCAGAAGGCAGCCGGGGCGATCGACAGCGGCGCGGCGCGCAGCAGGCTGAAGGCGTTCGCCGAGTTTACGCAGCGCGCGGCGCAGTGA
- a CDS encoding portal protein, with protein MSFLDRLKFWAKKQLPSGAFSVPSHLQISTGADDFALAISAVWACVRAISDPIAFLPLQVFRRLEDGSRQRAVDHPLYSLLSEAPNPDQTALDFRHFLQSQLLLWGNAYAEVVRAPRGRIVSLHPIPADRVRVVRESGEIRYVVGGEAWPASRMFHIRGLGDGIEGQSVISLARRSFALAGAMERYGQRFFESGGRLPYVLKHPAGFRTSEDLDQFRRQWDEAYSTADQWHRPLILTGGLDYVQIGIRPEDAQFLTSRKFQIAEIARWFRVPLHLLGELDRATFSNIEHQSLEFIQHCLLYWARNWEMAIHRQLLTPAERKSLYAEFNFSLLLRGDYQGRTQGYSALLDRGVLSVNEVRRMENLDAIPDGDSRHVLGNMQRYPAGSADTTRS; from the coding sequence ATGAGTTTCCTTGACAGACTCAAATTCTGGGCGAAGAAGCAGCTTCCATCAGGCGCCTTTTCCGTCCCTTCGCACCTGCAGATTTCCACCGGGGCTGACGATTTCGCCCTGGCGATTTCTGCCGTGTGGGCGTGCGTCCGGGCGATCAGTGATCCCATCGCTTTCCTGCCGCTGCAGGTGTTCCGCCGGCTGGAGGATGGCAGCCGGCAGCGTGCGGTGGATCATCCTCTTTACTCCCTGCTGTCTGAAGCGCCGAACCCGGACCAGACGGCGCTGGATTTCCGGCATTTCCTACAGTCACAGCTTCTGCTGTGGGGCAATGCGTATGCCGAGGTGGTACGGGCGCCGCGGGGCCGCATCGTGAGTCTGCATCCCATCCCGGCCGACCGTGTGCGGGTGGTCCGCGAGTCTGGCGAGATCCGCTACGTGGTCGGTGGCGAGGCCTGGCCGGCATCCCGCATGTTCCACATCCGCGGGCTCGGTGACGGCATTGAGGGCCAGTCCGTGATCTCTCTGGCCCGCCGCAGCTTCGCCCTGGCCGGGGCGATGGAACGCTACGGGCAGCGCTTCTTCGAGTCTGGCGGCCGACTGCCATACGTCCTGAAGCATCCGGCTGGCTTCCGCACGTCGGAGGATCTCGACCAGTTCCGCCGGCAGTGGGATGAGGCCTATTCGACCGCTGACCAGTGGCATCGGCCGCTCATCCTGACCGGCGGCCTGGATTACGTCCAGATCGGCATCCGGCCTGAGGACGCGCAGTTCCTGACTTCGCGCAAGTTCCAGATCGCCGAGATCGCCCGATGGTTCCGGGTTCCCCTGCACCTTCTGGGCGAACTGGACCGGGCGACTTTCTCGAATATCGAACACCAGTCCCTGGAGTTCATCCAGCACTGCCTGCTGTACTGGGCGCGGAACTGGGAGATGGCGATTCATCGGCAGCTTCTGACGCCGGCGGAGAGGAAAAGCTTGTACGCCGAGTTCAACTTCTCTCTGCTTCTCCGTGGCGACTATCAGGGCCGCACGCAGGGATATTCCGCCCTGCTGGATCGAGGCGTGCTTTCCGTCAACGAAGTGCGGCGCATGGAAAACCTGGACGCCATTCCTGACGGTGACAGCCGGCACGTGCTCGGAAATATGCAGAGATATCCTGCCGGTTCCGCGGATACTACCAGGAGTTGA